The Thermodesulfobacteriota bacterium genome segment GTGGATGCGTTTACATCTGTTTTTGATAAACAACTCGGCGGTTTCAGCAAAGCCCCTAAATTTCCATCTCCGGGAACCCAGAATTTTCTCTTTTCCTATTCGGCAACTCATCTGCACAGTGATAAAAAACGAGCCAAAGAGGCAAAGGACATGGCTGTGTTTACTCTTTATGCCATGGCAAAGGGAGGAATCTACGATCAGCTGGGCGGGGGATTTCATCGTTACTCCACCGATGAAAAATGGCATGTTCCTCATTTTGAAAAAATGCTCTACGACAATGCCCAGTTGATTATTAATTACCTGCAGGCATATCAAAATAACGGTGATCATTTTTTTAAAAACGCGGCCGTAGAAACAATCGAATATATCCTTCGCGATATGACCCATCCAAAAGGAGGTTTTTATTCGGCCGAAGACGCAGACAGTTTTCCCGCAGACTCTGATCACCTGACTGATAGCGAAAAGCCCAAGGAAAAAGCCGAAGGGGCTTTTTATACCTGGAAATTCAAAGAGATTCAAACGCTTCTTAGCGGTGATGTGCGGGAATTCTTTGCATATCGTTATGGCTTATCACCCGAGGGAAATGTGAAATATGATCCCCATAATGAATTCAAAGGGGACAATATCCTCTGGAAGGCACATACTCTTAAAGAAACCGCTCAAAAATTCAATCGGCCCCTGAAAGAAGTTGAAAAGAGACTGGCTGAGGGGAAAAAGATACTCTTTGATGTCCGTAAAAATCGGCCAAGACCTCATTTGGATGACAAGATTATTACATCGTGGAACGGTCTGATGATTTCAGCACTGGCCAGGGGATATCAGACACTGGGAAATGACTCTTACCTGGATGCTGCCAGGCAGGCTGCCGAATTTATGCAAAGTCACCTTTACGATGCTGAAAAGACGCAGCTATACAGGAGCTGGCGCGGAGATGAAACACATACTCTGGGTATGGCAAGTGACTACGCTTTTTTAATCCAGGGCCTTATCGATCTTTATGAGTCGGATTTTGACCTTAAGTGGCTCGACTGGGCAATGGAACTGGCCGATGAACAGCTCAACCGGTTTTTTGATTCGCTTCACGGAGGCTTTTATATGACTGAAGCCAATCACGATAAGCATCTTATCGTCAGGGTCAAAGAAGAGCACGACAACGTCATTCCCGCTGCCGGAAGTGTGGCTACCTTAAATTTCTTGCGTTTATCCGGTTACGGTGACAGGCCCGATCTTAAAAAGGCGGCTGAAAAAACATTAAAATCTTTTGTACCCAAAATGAGGCAAAACCCCGAGGCCTTCACCCAAATGCTGGTCACCATGAATTTTGCTCTGGCAAATCCGGTGCAAGTCATTGTTGCAGGCAGTGCGGATGATAACGGGAGTAGGGACATGCTGAAAAAAATCAGGTCCATGTCCATGTCGGGGTCAATTCCCGGCATGAATATTTTTGTGGTTAACAAGGAGACAGATAGAGCAGGACTGAAGAAATATTTAAGTTTTGTTGAATCGATAAAACAAATAGACCATAAAACGACGGCCTATATCTGCAAAGATTATGCATGCAGCCAGCCGGTGACCCAGGATACACTGTTAAACATGCTGAAAAACAGCACCCCAGCGAAGTAAATGACGCTGAAAGGAGGCAATGATGGAATTTAAAGAGATAATCAATAATCGGAGGGCGATCAATTTTTTCGATCCTGAACAAAAAGTCTCCGATGAATTATTAAAGGAAATGATTGAAATGGCGGCAAAAGCGCCGTCAAGCTTTAACCTTCAACCCTGGAGCCTGATTGTTTTAAAGGATCCGGAAGAAAAAAAGAAACTTCAACAACTTGCCTGGAACCAGCCCAAGGTCAGCGAAGCTCCGGTGACCCTGATTGTTTTGGCAGACAGACATGGATGGAAAGAGGGGCATCCGACATTGGAACGAAACATTAAAGAGATGATACAGGCCGGTTCGATGTCAAAAGACCAGCACCAGTGGTTTGTTGATGCCTGCATAGGTCTTTATGGCAGTAGTGAAGAAAAACAGATGGCCTTTGCGGTCAAAAACACCGGTTTTTTTTCCATGGCGCTCATGCTGGCAGCCAAAAGTCTGGGTCTTGATACCCATCCCATGGATGGTTTTGATCATGAAGGGGTTAAACAAGCGTTTAACATTCCCCAACAATACTGGGTGCCGGCATTGATTTCCGTGGGATATTTTTTAAAAGATAAGACGCTTTCTCCCCCCAAATGGAGAAAGAGCTGGGAAGATATTGTGGTCAATTTTAATTGATCGGCAGAACGATTCTAAAACCCTCCCCAAATGGGAGGGTTTTAGCTTATATTCATTTTTTAACACAATGTTTGAAACATGTGGCTCTTTTAGAGTAAACAATACCATACTGGATTAAAACAGGACTGTTGCGTGTTACGGGTTACAGGGTACGGGTTATAAAAAAGGATTGTTTCCGATTAATAACACGCAACTCGTACCTCGGAACACATAACCCGTCTAATCTCCCTGTTCGGCCATATAGTCATCATACAGGCCTTCGAGAAAGCCTTTATGCTTGGCTTCTTCCTGGGCCAGCATCTTAAACAGTTTGATCACATTTTCATTATCCGCTTTATGCATCAGATCGTTGTACAGCTTCAGTGCTTTTTCCTCTCTCTTCATGGCAAGCCTCAATATGTCCGTATAGTGCATGCCCTTTTTATATTCAATATCTACCAAATAATCGCTTCGCTTTATATCGGTGATCCATTCAAGTTTATATTCAGATATTTTGTCTTGATTTACGCTGAAATCTTCAAGCATGGCTTGATGTTTTCGCTCTTCTTTGGCAAAGCCTTCAAACGTTTTCCTGGCTCCGGAAAAGGTTTCCTGCTTGCTGATGTCTTCATAAAACTGCACCGCTTCCTTTTCCTTTTCGATGGCGTAACTAATGATTTCTTCAATTGAGTTAAAATTCATAATGATCTCCTTTCATTAACATAGATGCCTTTAGGTATTATTCATAGGCAAATTCATTTATTTTTCTGTGGGCGCATAGTAACACCTCTTTGGAGACATCACCTTCCCCTGTTTTTTGAGTTCGCTAATTACCTTGGAAACCGCTTTACTCTCTTCTCCAATCATTTTGGCAACTTCACCCGGTCTTAGCGGCTTTTCTGCTTTTTTCATTGCACCAAGAATTTTTTTCTCCATTGTATTTCCTCCAGAATCCTAACGAGCCGGTTGCGGTAAAACATGAACCCTAAATCAGGGAATAAAATATGCCTACATGTTTTTAATTCTTCCATAACGGGCACGATAAAAATAAACATATTATTTTTTTTCTACCATGGCAAGAGAAGAAAGCACATTTTTATAACCATAGTTGTATAAAGAAGAACTCTGTATTCCTAACATTAAAATCTAAGTTTATCCTCCTGCCAAAGACGGGAGAACAAAGGGGTCATTTTGAAATTGACTGTTTATACGGCAAAAACATAGAAAACAGCAATACCAATCGTATTTGGTTATGCAGTATTGAGCTGCTTTTTAAGCCAATTTTTTACTTCACCCTCGATAGGGAATACACCCTTCATGCCGCTGGTTGCTTTTAAAAAACGGTTTTTTAAGTCGCTCGGCATATCTATTTTGGCCAGTTCCTCCGCTTCTTCAGAATTGCGCTTGATCAGATAAATAACCGGGTTTTCTTTCCAGGTGTTGATCACAAAGTAAACGGCTTCATCCTCTTTAGACCGGATAACGTAATTTCCCCCGGCCCAGTTATTTCCCCATTCAAGGTATAGTCTTACCGCTTCTTCAGGGGTCATCTCCCAGTCTATGGAATTTATAAGGTCTTTATTTTTTTTTATATCATTTAATCTCATCATGGCATTTTTCCTCTTGATGGAATAGGTATAGAATCATTGCTTTGACTTTATAAAAAGCAATAAATGTGCCATATCCATTTCTACAGCAACAGCTGAAAAGTTAGGTTATCATAGTCTGGCTCGGTGAACTTTGTGCAAAGAGCGTTCCGGCAGTCAAAAAATTAAACAGCGACTGTGTCATATGAGACAGTTGTGTCTCAAGATTTTTAGGTAATATGAAGCCTATTTGCAGGATGGATACCATAGAAGGTCCTTAACAATCTGCTTGTCAAATGACTGTGTTTTTTTCTATGGCCGGACTTTGGCATGGATTTTGAAGAATCTAGGTGGGTTCATTCAAATAACGACTTTAGATTGATAAACGGATACAGGATATTAAAAATGAGTATTGATATAACGATTAGAATTGGCGGCGAAGCCGGCCAGGGGATACAGACGGCGGGCCATCTTTTGGCTCTGGTCTGCCAGGAAGCGGGTTTGTATATACTGGCGACTAACGATTTTGAGTCCAGGATAAGAGGCGGGCACAGCTTTTTCCAAATTCGTATCAGCAGCAAGCCGTTACGCGCACCGCATCACAAGTTACACCTGCTGGTGGCATTGAATCAGGAGACATATGATTTGCATCAAAAAGATCTGAATTCCGGCGGGCTCGTGGTTATGGATAAAAAAAAAGGTTCTGCGGATAAAAAGATCCTGACGGTTCCATTTGGCGATCTTGCAAAGGAGGCTGGAGGCAAAATTTTTTTGAATACAGTTGCAGCCGGTGTTTGCCTAGCCCTGTTAGGCGCACCCGTCGAGATTTGCCAGAATGTTCTTGCAAAACAGTTCAGGGAAAAAGGGCAGGATATTGTTGAAAAAAATTATCGCGCAGTAGAGTTGGGCTATCAGGGGGTGAAGGATATAGCCTTTGAATGGGCGTTTAAGTGGAAACCAAAAACTCCCAAAGGAGCAATCATTGACGGCTCCAAGGCCATTGCCCTTGGTGCTCTTGCAGGCGATTGCCGTCTGGCGGCATTTTACCCCATGTCTCCGGCCACCGGCATTATGGCTCATCTTTCCTCCTTTTCAGATAAATTTCCCCTGGTCGTTGAACAGGCAGAAGATGAAATTGCTGCGGTCAATATGATTATCGGAGGGGCTTTTGCAGGTGCAAGGGCCATGACAGCCACATCCGGCGGGGGTTTCTGCCTGATGACCGAAGGCCTGGGGCTGGCCGGCATGACGGAAACCCCTATCGTTATTGTCAATGCACAGAGGCCGGGTCCGGCAACAGGTCTTCCCACCCGCACTGCACAAGGAGACCTGCATTTTGTAATCCGGGCTTCACAGGACGAGTTCCCCAGATTCGTTTTTTCGCCGGGCACACCCTATGAAGCCTTTGAGATAACGTCCCGGGCTTTTCATCTGTCGGAGAAGTATCAGGTGCCATCAATCATTCTCATTGATCAATATCTTGCCGACTCTCTGTTTATTATGAGAAACCAATTAAACGCTCCGGCAAATATTGAACGGTTCATAGTGAAAGATGAAGATATTGAAGATCCCCGAAATTACAAACGGTTTATGATTACGCCTTCCGGGATCTCTCCACGTGCCCTGCCCTGTTCCGGTAAAGCTCTGGTGGTGGTATCAAGTGATGAACACAGTGAAGACGGGCATATGAGCGAAGCCATTGATGATAGAACCAACATGGTGGAGAAACGCAATGCAAAGGTGCCCCGTATGATCAAAGAGATGAACCCTCCCCAAAAGTACCATGATGAGGCTGAAGTACTTCTTGTGGGCTGGGGCTCCACCAAGGGGGCAATCAGGGAAGCCGTCGATCTGTTAAGACAGGAAGGAAAACATGTGGGTTGTCTGAATTTTAGGGATCTGTGGCCCCTTCCATCCGATAAAGTCAAAGCCGCTTTGCATAAGGTGAAAAGATTTTTAATGGTGGAACAAAATTCAACCGCCCAGTTTGGACAACTTATACAAGAGCAGACAGGGCTTGCCCATTCAGGAGCGATATTGAAGTATGACGGCAGACCCATTTGTCCAAACGATATTGTTGAGGACTTTAAACAGTTTGAGAGGAAGTGATATGCTGAGTATCAAGGATTATGAATCATCTTATCAAAATCATTGGTGCCCGGGATGCGGCAATTTTGGAATTCTGGCAGCAATGAAAGATGCTCTGGTTCACCTTAAAATACAGCCGGAACAAGTGCTGATCATATCGGGCATCGGTCAGGCAGCCAAAACACCCCATTTTTTAAAATGTAACATGTTTCATGCCTTGCACGGTCGTGCCCTGCCCCTTGCCACCGGCGCCAAGATGGCCAACTACAGCTTGAATATACTGGTGAATTCGGGAGACGGGGACTGTTACGGCGAGGGTGGCAACCATTTTATGCATGCCATCAGACGAAATGTGGATCTTACCCTGTTGGTCCACAACAATAAAGTCTATGGACTGACAAAGGGTCAGGCTTCGCCCACATCAGATGTGGGGATGGTCACCCCCCTGCAGCCCCATGGGGTCATTTCGGAATCATTTAACGCTATGGCCGTGGCACTTTCTCTCGGAGCCGGTTTTGTGGCGCGGGGATTTTCCGGAGATATGGCGCATCTGAGCCGGCTCATACAGGAAGGGATGAAATATAAAGGGTTTAGTCTGATAGATATCTTGCAGCCATGTGTATCTTTCAACCGGATAAACACCTACGAGTGGTATAAAAAAAGGGTGGTTGACCTGTTTGAAGAAAATTACCATCCGGACAACTTTCAAAATGCGATGAATCTTGCCAGGCAGTGGGGCGATAAGATACCCATCGGAATCCTTTATAAAGAAGAAAAAGCTGCTTTTACCGATCACATTGAGGTATTCAACCAAGGTCCTTTAATCTCACAAAAATACGACCATAAAAGACTTCAGGACTTGTTGTCAGCAGTTTAAATGCAGAGGCTGTGTTACTTGTCTAACCAGTTTAACGGGGGTGGAACAAATCGTATAATGATCTTTAGAGAAGAAAAAGACACCATGGGAACCGTGCGCGTTCCACGAAATGCATATTTTGGCGCGCAAACTCAACGGGCGGTGGAAAATTTTCCCATCAGTGATTTAAGACTCCCTTTGGCTTTTATTTATGCGCTTGCAGTGATAAAAAATTACTCGGCCCGTGTGAACTTTGAGCTCGGTCTATTAGACGCTGAAATATCAGAGGCGATCATGCAGGCGGCCCGGGAAGTCAGGGATGGAAAGTTTGACGATCAGTTTGTGGTGGATGTTTTTCAGACCGGATCGGGGACGTCCACCAACATGAACATGAATGAAGTGATTGCCTCAAGGGCCAATGAAATGATGACCGGCAAAAAAGCCGGCAAGTCACCGGTTCATCCCAACGATCATGTAAACCTTGGCCAGTCAAGCAATGACGTCATTCCTTCTGCCCTTCATATTTCCGCTTTGATATCGATCAAAGATCGTCTGATTCCGTCGCTTCAATTGCTCCACAAAACCATTTTGCAAAAAGAAAAAGAATTTGGTGAGATCAGCAAAATCGGCAGAACCCACTTGCAGGATGCGGTTCCCATGACACTCGGCCAGGAATTTTCAGGATACGCGAGGCAGGTAGAGCTTGGCATCCAAAGAGTAACAGCCGTTGAGGAAAGATTGGCAGAACTTGCTTTGGGAGGTACCGCCATCGGGACCGGTTTAAACAGCCATGCGGAATTTGCGGGCAGAGTGATTGCCCATATTGGTGAATATACAAAGCTTCCCTTTAAATCAGCCAAGAACCGTTTCGAAGCCCAGGCTGCCCGGGACGCTGCAGTAGAGACCAGCGGGGTTCTAAAAACGCTGGCGGTCAGCCTGGTGAAAATTGCCAACGATATCCGGTGGCTGGCCTCAGGGCCCAGATGCGGATTGGGGGAGATCAATATTCCTTCGCTACAACCCGGTTCTTCGATAATGCCGGGAAAAGTGAACCCGGTCATACCGGAGGCGGTGATTCAGGTGGCCGCTCAGGTTGCCGGGAACGATACCGCCATCATGATTGGCGGACAGGGAGGCCATTTTGAGTTGAATGCCATGCTGCCGGTAATCGCTTATAATCTGCTGCAGTCGATTGATCTGCTGTCTTCGGCAGCTGAAGTCTTTGCCACCAAATGCCTGAGTGGTGTATCGGCGAATCACGACAAGTGTGCCTCTAATATTGAAAAGAGCCTGGCCCTGGCAACCGGGCTGGTTCCGCACATTGGCTATGACAAAGCGGCTGCCATTGCAAAAAAAGCCCACGAAAGCGGTAAAACCATCCGTGAAATTGCAAGCAAAGAAAACATTTTGCTCGAAAGTGAGTTGGCCCGAATCTTTAATGATTGATAGGAAGAAATATACACGAAGTTGTAATTTGACTAATTGCGGAGTTTTTCAATCTCTGCTCTGTCTGCCTGGGGAATAGCCTTATCGCCCATTCGATTCTTAACAATATTAACGGGGGACTTTCGGACGGCAGCTATCTCGCTGAGATAAGATTTGAGCCAGCCCCAGCAGATAGATTTCCACGGCGGCAATGATCATCTCTGCCTGTATGGATTTAACGCAAAGGAAAGGGAGCGCGTACAAAGTACTGTACTTATCTGTTAAGAATCGAATGGGCGATAAGGCTATTCCCCAGGCAGACCGCTGGTAATCGAAAAACTATAGTTTTACATGGCTATTCATCAATATCATGATATGCGAATACTTTCTTTTTAACGGCATTTATTGTTGTTTCGATTGCTGAATCTATTGATCTACGGTGCTTTTCATTAACCGGTAGAACCCGGTCCCTAAGCCCCCCTGACCATTCTTCACTTTGCAGCATGACCCCGCCCAAACCAAGGCTTAAATCAGGCTCATCGTTTGCTCCGGATAAAGTATTCCAGGCAAGCGCCCATCCTCTGACCGTCTTTTCCACATCATACCCGCCTCCCCCGGTCGCCAGGATGGGTTTATTGAAACTCAGCAGTTCATTAATTATTTCGACATAAGCATTATTTGTCAGGCCAAGATGCACCAAAGGATCACCGGCAAGGGCATCCATTCCAAGCTCGATGACGATCACATCCGGCTTGTAGGCCTTGATCAATGGCAGCACTACCTGATAGAACACGGTCATGTAGACTTCATCAAATATACCCACAGGCAAAGGTACGTTCACATTGAAACCGAGTCCCGGGCCTTCGCCGATTTCATTTTCGAACCCTGTCCAGGGAAACAGGGTGTTGCCACTCTCGTGAAAAGAAATAACCATGACATCGTTTCTGGCGTAAAACGCATCCTGAACCCCGTCGCAGTGGTGCGCATCCACATCAAGAAACAAAACTCTTTTACCATTTTCCGTCAACCGCAGACATCCCAGCACCACGTCATTCAGATAGCAAAAACCTGATGCTTTCTCTGCTTTGGCATGATGAAATCCACCTGAAGGATTAAAGGCAACATTTGCTTCTCCGGATAGTATCAGTTCGGCACCGGTCAATGTCGCACCACAGGCCAGGGAGGCATACTTATACATGTCGCTAAAAACAGGACAGTCCGGTGTGCCCAATCCCATATCGGAGCCTGCTTTAGTAAGATTACCTGCAGCGGCCCGTTGCAACTCATCGAGGTACCTTGCCGAGTGAAAGGTTTCAAGCTCTGATCTGGTCGCTGCTTTGGGAAGGAGTTCTTTGCCCCTTAACAGACCCAATGATACCAACAGATCGCGTGTCTTGCCGGCCCGTTGTGTGCTAAATGGGCAGTCAGGCGGATAGCTCAATTTGTCAAATTCAGGTGAATGAATGAATACCGGTTTCGGTTTTTTGTCTGCCATCAAAACCCCCTTTTGTTTTGGATTAAAAGAATCACAAAACAACATTTCGCAATTTTTGCACCTTTGGTTTCTGTTGCGGTCCTTAACATCAAACATTTTAAAAAAGTTAAAAGGTGCGACTTTGAAAGCATTTTTAGTAGCAACAAAAAATATTAACTTATACTGTGAGCTTCCACGGTGAAAAAAGCAATAAATATGCCACATTATTTTTAGAGAAACAGCAACTTTGTATTATGAGACAGTTTTGTCTCACGGAGTTAATGTGATTTTAGACATACCTGGAATGGGTGTGATTATAAATTAAGTATCATCCCCCGATTAATTGTAGTTAATTCAGACAAGGCATGTGAATAATCTTCAAATGAATTGGTGTGGTGCCAGAGGATTCAAGGACCCAAGGATTCAAGGATTCGAGTGAAATTCTAAAGAGTTACAGAGAGTTGAATGGCTGGCAAAAGTCATACGAATTTTGTTTGAAGATATATCAAATAACAGCAATATTCCCAAATGAAGAAAGATACGGCCTGACTTCCCAGATAAAAAGATAAGAAGGCCAGAAGATCCGATGTATCTATTCCTTCTAGCATGGCAGAAGGATATGGAAGAAAGACAACCCTTGATTACATGAGGATGCTTTACATTTCTTATGGTTCGGTTTGTGAATTGGAAACCCAGATATTATTAACCGGAGATATAGGCTTCATTAATAAGATGAATTGGATACAGCGAGAAAAGACATAACAGAAATCGAAAGAATTTTAAAAGCGCTGATAAGATCTTTAGAAAACAAACGCTTGAATCCTTGACCCCTGGAATCCTTGGACCCTCTTCTCTAACTAATTTAGAGAAGAACCTAAATTAATAAACTCATTAGAGGTAAACTGGAGGCAGTGGGCAATTAGAACTATAATGGCTGACTTTTATGACAAGATCGGGTTTTGGCATGGAAATTGAAAATAATACAAAAAACAGCTAAACATGAAAAAGGAGTACCAAATGACAGAATTTATTTTAGCACTGGTGGCAACAGCAGCTATATTTATGCTTCTATGGATCGGCTTGTACCGGAGAAATAAAACTCAAGATAGAGCGGTTTCTTATGTCTGCTCTGACTGTGATGAAATGAATTGCGTCTGTCACAAGGTCGATGATACAACACCATAGCCCGGAGTCTCTTGAAATAACTGCGGTTGTGTGACATATCTAAGATATCCGGATACGTCTTTAAAGAAAGGAAACAACAATGGAAAACAAAAATGAAGTTGACGCATTATGCCCGGAGTGCGGTCATGCCTTTAAGTCACATATGGACAGGGTCATAAAAGGCGAAAAGGGTAACAGAAAACAAGAAAAGATAGAATGCCCGGTATGTGGATGCGGAGAGTGCCGGGTGGGCAAATAGTTTTCATGGAGCCAATTTTCAGAGCCACCCGGTCATTTCAGCGCCATTTTTTAACTCTAGACTCTGCTAAATTGATAATTGCGGTCGGATTGCTGACCTGGCTTATGGTTAAGGGTTCCGGAAATCTCAGTTACAACTGGCATTGGTACCGGATACCCGGATACCTTTTCACTTTTGCCGATGGCAGATTTGTAACCGGACCTTTGCTCAACGGCTTAAAAGTCACCTTTCAAATTACTATTATCAGCCTGTTTCTTTCCTCGCTGTTTGGTTTGACAACGGCCATTTTTAGATTGTCGGATTCTTTGATCGCACGGATACTGGCGCGTGGGTATCTGGAGCTGATCAGAAATACGCCCCTGCTGGTGCAGCTTTTTTTCATTTATTTCGTCATTTCACCCGTATTTGGAATCAGTCGATTTGCTTCTGCAGTTCTAACCTTAAGTCTTTTCGAAGGGGCATATGCATCGGAAATTTTTAGAGCAGGAATTGTCTCAATCCATCGGGGACAGTGGGAGGCCGCTTACAGCATCGGCTTGAATAATTATCACACGTATCGGCACGTCATTCTTCCCCAGGCAATCCGACGGATGATGCCGCCACTAGCCGGTCAGGCCATATCGCTTGTTAAAGATTCCGCCCTGGTCAGTACCATTGCCATTTACGACTTAACCATGAAGGGACAGGAGATTATTGCAGAGACCTATCTGGTTTTTGAAATATGGTTCACCATTGCGGCGATTTATCTTATGATTACAGCGACTTTATCTGTGGGAGTGAATATTTTAGAGAAGCGCTTTGCCATTGAAATGTAAACAAAGGGTTTAAAAAACGGTAACCGTTAACGGTTCAGAGGTTCAAAGTTCAAGGTTGAACTGTTTTAGAGAGGGGTATGACATATGCTTCCGTGAAAGAAAGTTTTGATTCTGAATCCAATGTGCAGTGAATTAGATTCTTACGATATGATCCTGCCTGTCCCTGCAAGGCATGTGCGGGCAACAACCGAGCTTGCACTGAGTTTAAAAACAAAAAGACAAAGAAAATCGCAAACCAATTAACCTATGAACCGTGAACCCTGAACGCTTGCAAAAGGAGGTTATAATGAAGACATTTTCTTTCATGATCAATGCTCTGATAATAGCTGCAGTGGTAATGGTTTTTTCTGCTTGCGGAGATAATACCGGTTCCATTGAAAAGGCGGCAGAAAGTACGATCGAGCAGGTCCAGAAACGAGGTATTCTTCGAGTCGGCATGTCGACTTTTGTACCATGGGCCATGAAAGACAAAACCGGGAAACTCATCGGCTTTGAGATTGACGTGGCCACCCGCCTGGCTGAGGATATGGGAGTTAAGGTTGAATTTGTGCCCACCAAATGGTCCGGCATTATCCCGGCACTGTCCACGGGCAAATTTGATGTCATTATAGGAGGTATGGGAATACTTCCCAGCCGCAACCTGAAAGTCAATTTTTCCGTTCCCTATGATTACACCGGCATGTCCATGGTGGCCCATAAACAGGTTGCCGCTGGATTCCAAGGTCTTAACGATTTTAACCGAACTGATGTGATGATTGCCGCCAGGCTCGGCTCAACTGCCGTAACCGCATCTAAAAAATATCTGCCCAAAGCGCAACTTCGCCTTTTTGACGATGAGTCGCAGGCATATCAAGAGCTGCTCAACGGCAGGGTTCATGCCGTGGTTGGCTCAGCCCCCACACCCGCTTTTCAGGCACTCAAGTATCCTGAAAAGCTGTTTCTGCCCCTTGATAAAACCTTTACCAAAGAACCCATCGGATTTGCAGTAAGGAAGGGGGATTTTGATACCCTC includes the following:
- a CDS encoding 2-oxoacid:acceptor oxidoreductase subunit alpha; protein product: MSIDITIRIGGEAGQGIQTAGHLLALVCQEAGLYILATNDFESRIRGGHSFFQIRISSKPLRAPHHKLHLLVALNQETYDLHQKDLNSGGLVVMDKKKGSADKKILTVPFGDLAKEAGGKIFLNTVAAGVCLALLGAPVEICQNVLAKQFREKGQDIVEKNYRAVELGYQGVKDIAFEWAFKWKPKTPKGAIIDGSKAIALGALAGDCRLAAFYPMSPATGIMAHLSSFSDKFPLVVEQAEDEIAAVNMIIGGAFAGARAMTATSGGGFCLMTEGLGLAGMTETPIVIVNAQRPGPATGLPTRTAQGDLHFVIRASQDEFPRFVFSPGTPYEAFEITSRAFHLSEKYQVPSIILIDQYLADSLFIMRNQLNAPANIERFIVKDEDIEDPRNYKRFMITPSGISPRALPCSGKALVVVSSDEHSEDGHMSEAIDDRTNMVEKRNAKVPRMIKEMNPPQKYHDEAEVLLVGWGSTKGAIREAVDLLRQEGKHVGCLNFRDLWPLPSDKVKAALHKVKRFLMVEQNSTAQFGQLIQEQTGLAHSGAILKYDGRPICPNDIVEDFKQFERK
- a CDS encoding thioredoxin domain-containing protein; protein product: MFEHMFFIKILIITAVFWAPIAFAVAGGKDYNEDKRPNHLINETSPYLLQHAFNPVDWYPWGDEALAEAKQENKPILLSIGYSTCHWCHVMEKESFTNPETAEIMNSNFICIKVDREQRPDIDKIYITAVSALTGSAGWPLNVFLTPDLKPFFGGSYFPPESRPGLISWNYLLAQIAAAWKDPAQREKIRSSAESLTNIISQHLSSRLTVKEALDSKISDLAVDAFTSVFDKQLGGFSKAPKFPSPGTQNFLFSYSATHLHSDKKRAKEAKDMAVFTLYAMAKGGIYDQLGGGFHRYSTDEKWHVPHFEKMLYDNAQLIINYLQAYQNNGDHFFKNAAVETIEYILRDMTHPKGGFYSAEDADSFPADSDHLTDSEKPKEKAEGAFYTWKFKEIQTLLSGDVREFFAYRYGLSPEGNVKYDPHNEFKGDNILWKAHTLKETAQKFNRPLKEVEKRLAEGKKILFDVRKNRPRPHLDDKIITSWNGLMISALARGYQTLGNDSYLDAARQAAEFMQSHLYDAEKTQLYRSWRGDETHTLGMASDYAFLIQGLIDLYESDFDLKWLDWAMELADEQLNRFFDSLHGGFYMTEANHDKHLIVRVKEEHDNVIPAAGSVATLNFLRLSGYGDRPDLKKAAEKTLKSFVPKMRQNPEAFTQMLVTMNFALANPVQVIVAGSADDNGSRDMLKKIRSMSMSGSIPGMNIFVVNKETDRAGLKKYLSFVESIKQIDHKTTAYICKDYACSQPVTQDTLLNMLKNSTPAK
- a CDS encoding nitroreductase family protein codes for the protein MMEFKEIINNRRAINFFDPEQKVSDELLKEMIEMAAKAPSSFNLQPWSLIVLKDPEEKKKLQQLAWNQPKVSEAPVTLIVLADRHGWKEGHPTLERNIKEMIQAGSMSKDQHQWFVDACIGLYGSSEEKQMAFAVKNTGFFSMALMLAAKSLGLDTHPMDGFDHEGVKQAFNIPQQYWVPALISVGYFLKDKTLSPPKWRKSWEDIVVNFN
- a CDS encoding transcriptional regulator, which translates into the protein MEKKILGAMKKAEKPLRPGEVAKMIGEESKAVSKVISELKKQGKVMSPKRCYYAPTEK
- a CDS encoding ferritin family protein, which encodes MNFNSIEEIISYAIEKEKEAVQFYEDISKQETFSGARKTFEGFAKEERKHQAMLEDFSVNQDKISEYKLEWITDIKRSDYLVDIEYKKGMHYTDILRLAMKREEKALKLYNDLMHKADNENVIKLFKMLAQEEAKHKGFLEGLYDDYMAEQGD
- a CDS encoding 2-oxoacid:ferredoxin oxidoreductase subunit beta, producing the protein MLSIKDYESSYQNHWCPGCGNFGILAAMKDALVHLKIQPEQVLIISGIGQAAKTPHFLKCNMFHALHGRALPLATGAKMANYSLNILVNSGDGDCYGEGGNHFMHAIRRNVDLTLLVHNNKVYGLTKGQASPTSDVGMVTPLQPHGVISESFNAMAVALSLGAGFVARGFSGDMAHLSRLIQEGMKYKGFSLIDILQPCVSFNRINTYEWYKKRVVDLFEENYHPDNFQNAMNLARQWGDKIPIGILYKEEKAAFTDHIEVFNQGPLISQKYDHKRLQDLLSAV
- a CDS encoding class II fumarate hydratase; amino-acid sequence: MIFREEKDTMGTVRVPRNAYFGAQTQRAVENFPISDLRLPLAFIYALAVIKNYSARVNFELGLLDAEISEAIMQAAREVRDGKFDDQFVVDVFQTGSGTSTNMNMNEVIASRANEMMTGKKAGKSPVHPNDHVNLGQSSNDVIPSALHISALISIKDRLIPSLQLLHKTILQKEKEFGEISKIGRTHLQDAVPMTLGQEFSGYARQVELGIQRVTAVEERLAELALGGTAIGTGLNSHAEFAGRVIAHIGEYTKLPFKSAKNRFEAQAARDAAVETSGVLKTLAVSLVKIANDIRWLASGPRCGLGEINIPSLQPGSSIMPGKVNPVIPEAVIQVAAQVAGNDTAIMIGGQGGHFELNAMLPVIAYNLLQSIDLLSSAAEVFATKCLSGVSANHDKCASNIEKSLALATGLVPHIGYDKAAAIAKKAHESGKTIREIASKENILLESELARIFND